In a genomic window of Mageeibacillus indolicus UPII9-5:
- a CDS encoding amino acid ABC transporter ATP-binding/permease protein codes for MKNNSKIKTIFRLLSLVGPLVRRMVFAVVMGTLGFLAAQFIPIVGALAIFSIATDSSRSLATLWIILPCLAVLRAVFRLGEQWTNHYIAFTLLAVIRDKLFRALRKLCPAKLDVRDKGDLISVITSDVELLEVFFAHTISPVCIAVLSSTVMCIFIGSFDLRLGLLALLAFLTVGLILPVLIAKRNGTTGTELRAQAGDLSAYMLENIRGLDETIQYNCGAQRLAEMTAKTEDFSKKRGRLSSLASTNSALSNSVILLFDIGMLIMSGHLYMNGQVDLAGFIIPLVALMSSFGPVSALANLGTTLAPTLAAAARVLAIQDEIPATEEITGQPKVDFDGAAVKSVTFGYETEDILKDCSLTFRPNRIIGIVGKSGSGKSTLLKLLMRFHQVEKGEILISNRNINRINTSNLREIESYMTQETQLFKDTVANNIRIGDLTATDEEVIAAARQAALHDFVMSLPQGYETQVGEAGSNLSSGERQRIGLARAFLHKAPFMLLDEPTSNLDSLNEAIILRSIQNETVGRTVLLVSHRQSTVNIATEVFCMDNGRIS; via the coding sequence ATGAAAAATAATTCGAAAATAAAAACTATTTTTCGCTTGCTTAGTTTGGTAGGCCCTTTGGTTCGACGCATGGTTTTCGCGGTCGTTATGGGCACATTAGGCTTTTTAGCGGCGCAATTCATTCCCATTGTCGGAGCTTTGGCAATTTTTAGTATAGCAACCGATTCATCACGCAGCTTGGCTACACTATGGATTATTTTACCTTGCCTTGCTGTATTGCGGGCCGTTTTTCGTCTGGGTGAGCAGTGGACGAATCACTATATCGCATTTACTTTACTTGCTGTTATTAGAGACAAATTGTTTCGTGCGCTGAGAAAACTTTGTCCAGCCAAGCTTGATGTACGGGACAAAGGCGATTTAATCAGTGTTATAACCTCAGATGTTGAACTTTTGGAAGTGTTCTTTGCCCATACAATTTCCCCTGTATGCATTGCCGTACTAAGTTCTACGGTTATGTGCATATTCATAGGCAGCTTTGATCTGCGTCTTGGCCTATTGGCCTTACTTGCTTTCCTGACAGTCGGACTTATTTTGCCGGTTTTAATCGCTAAGCGCAATGGTACGACAGGGACTGAATTGCGGGCGCAGGCCGGTGACCTCTCCGCCTACATGTTGGAAAATATTCGTGGTTTAGATGAAACAATTCAATATAATTGCGGGGCACAAAGGCTGGCCGAAATGACCGCCAAAACTGAGGATTTCAGTAAAAAGCGTGGACGCCTGAGCAGCCTTGCTTCCACTAATTCGGCCTTGAGCAATTCTGTAATCTTGTTATTTGATATTGGGATGCTTATTATGTCCGGCCATCTGTATATGAACGGACAGGTTGACTTGGCCGGGTTTATCATTCCACTTGTAGCTTTAATGTCTTCATTTGGCCCTGTATCGGCCTTGGCGAATCTCGGGACAACCCTAGCTCCTACGCTCGCCGCCGCAGCCCGTGTTCTGGCTATTCAAGATGAAATTCCCGCAACGGAGGAAATTACTGGACAGCCCAAAGTCGACTTTGATGGTGCTGCGGTTAAAAGCGTGACATTTGGCTACGAAACTGAAGATATTTTAAAGGATTGTAGCCTCACTTTCCGTCCAAACAGAATAATCGGCATTGTTGGGAAGTCGGGCAGCGGTAAATCAACATTGTTGAAACTTTTAATGCGTTTCCATCAGGTCGAAAAAGGTGAAATCTTGATTTCCAATCGCAACATAAACCGAATTAATACTTCCAATCTGCGCGAAATTGAAAGCTATATGACACAGGAAACTCAGCTGTTTAAGGACACTGTCGCCAACAACATTCGCATAGGTGACTTGACAGCTACAGATGAGGAGGTCATAGCAGCGGCCAGGCAAGCAGCTTTGCATGATTTCGTCATGTCGCTTCCGCAAGGCTATGAAACTCAGGTCGGCGAGGCTGGATCAAACTTGTCCAGTGGAGAGAGACAACGTATTGGTTTGGCACGGGCATTCCTACATAAGGCCCCGTTCATGTTGCTGGATGAGCCAACGAGCAATTTGGATAGTTTAAATGAAGCTATTATCTTACGGTCTATTCAAAATGAAACCGTCGGACGAACGGTTTTGCTGGTTTCACATCGCCAATCTACAGTGAACATAGCTACGGAAGTATTTTGTATGGATAACGGGCGTATTTCTTAA
- a CDS encoding pyridoxamine 5'-phosphate oxidase family protein, translated as MVSFTEDMKKMIGEQLCMIATCSGDNLPNIGPKRSGRVYNDHQIIWNENTNKQIIKDIRNGSKVAIAVVDWPKLKGFRFVGTAEIFEEGSEPYKDCEEKAPSLRMGKPKLAVVFTCEKIYSLDSGANAGELLAE; from the coding sequence ATGGTTTCTTTTACAGAAGATATGAAGAAAATGATCGGTGAACAACTTTGCATGATCGCCACCTGCTCGGGAGATAATCTACCGAACATCGGGCCCAAACGTTCCGGCCGCGTTTACAATGATCACCAAATTATTTGGAATGAAAACACCAATAAGCAAATTATCAAAGATATTCGTAACGGTTCCAAGGTTGCTATTGCCGTGGTTGATTGGCCGAAGCTGAAGGGTTTCAGATTTGTTGGAACAGCTGAAATTTTTGAAGAAGGCTCAGAACCATACAAAGATTGTGAAGAAAAAGCACCGTCACTGCGCATGGGAAAACCTAAGCTGGCGGTTGTCTTCACCTGCGAAAAAATCTACTCACTTGATTCCGGAGCAAATGCCGGTGAATTATTGGCAGAGTAA
- a CDS encoding NAD(P)-dependent oxidoreductase, protein MRTAFIGTGVMGAPMIKNLLKAGHAVTVYNRSPAKAKTLEKFGAKAVESIDNAIAEADAIITIVGYPKDVEECYNAIIPKAKKGAILIDMTTSSPSLAKTIAERAAAAGLEALDAPVSGGDIGAKEGTLTIMVGGDKATYEKALPLFSAMGKTINYIGGAGSGQHCKMANQIAIAGNIAGTMEALTYAIRNCLDLDAVLRAISKGSAASFQLDYGSRKITAGDYAPGFFIKHFIKDMRIAQAEAMREGLLLPVLQQVLQEFEFLAARGYGDLGTQALFKYYNEN, encoded by the coding sequence ATGAGAACAGCTTTCATTGGAACAGGTGTCATGGGTGCTCCTATGATCAAAAATCTTTTAAAAGCAGGCCATGCAGTAACCGTGTACAATCGGAGTCCGGCCAAAGCAAAAACTTTGGAGAAATTTGGGGCTAAAGCTGTAGAAAGTATTGATAACGCCATAGCGGAAGCCGATGCGATAATAACTATCGTCGGGTACCCCAAGGATGTGGAGGAATGTTATAACGCAATTATACCTAAGGCAAAAAAAGGGGCGATTCTCATTGATATGACCACCTCTTCACCTTCGCTAGCCAAGACAATTGCCGAAAGAGCAGCTGCAGCCGGACTGGAGGCTTTGGACGCTCCGGTTTCTGGGGGTGACATAGGGGCCAAAGAAGGGACACTGACCATCATGGTCGGAGGCGATAAAGCAACTTATGAAAAGGCTCTGCCGCTTTTTTCTGCCATGGGGAAAACAATAAATTATATCGGAGGCGCCGGCAGCGGTCAGCATTGTAAAATGGCAAACCAGATTGCGATTGCAGGAAACATTGCCGGTACAATGGAAGCGTTGACCTATGCCATACGCAATTGTCTCGATTTAGATGCTGTTTTAAGGGCTATTTCCAAAGGATCCGCAGCCTCTTTCCAACTCGATTATGGCTCACGGAAAATTACGGCCGGCGACTATGCCCCTGGCTTTTTTATCAAGCACTTTATTAAGGATATGCGCATTGCGCAAGCTGAAGCCATGCGGGAAGGACTTTTGTTACCGGTTTTACAGCAAGTATTACAAGAGTTTGAGTTTTTGGCAGCACGCGGCTACGGAGATTTAGGGACACAAGCCCTATTTAAATACTACAATGAGAACTGA
- a CDS encoding sodium-dependent transporter, producing MTKINFSQNQEAGRIPELSEITEKRSGHGLHFQSRLGFILLAAGCAIGLGNVWRFPYMVYKNGGAIFVLVYLLCLLIIGLPVMLCEFAVGRMSRSTAIKSFSVLQPKKTYKWPWVGYLALIGCLILLSYYAMIAGWMVDYVVGFVHGRFADVGSWNTFDPAKYFTYLLSDPGRMIVFTAIVILICLLICSLGFNRGVEKLNKGMMSLLFIILIVLAVVSMQLKEAPAAMKFYLLPNLKHVQSIGWTKVIFDALNQAFFTLSLGVSAMAIFASRIGRERTLLNEAVQIGVLDTLVAVLSGFIIFPAAFTFNIPADEGPNLIFVTLPRIFQAMSYGRYFAVAFFVFMTFAALSTLLAVLENIVSCLVELTGRSRKLCILLTGVIVFCLNIPNILGFNIWSTFKPFGFFDNIMDLSDFIVSANILPLGSLFYLFFCVTRYGIGFDAFLNEVNMGRGLKLPKTSRLYFKYVLPIIIILIYVMAVSRLF from the coding sequence ATGACAAAAATAAATTTTTCACAAAATCAAGAGGCAGGCCGGATCCCTGAACTAAGCGAAATAACTGAAAAACGCAGCGGACACGGCCTTCATTTCCAATCGCGTTTAGGTTTCATTTTGTTGGCAGCCGGTTGTGCTATAGGACTCGGTAACGTTTGGCGATTTCCATATATGGTTTATAAAAACGGCGGAGCTATATTTGTCTTAGTATACTTGCTTTGCCTGCTTATAATAGGCTTGCCAGTAATGCTTTGTGAATTTGCAGTCGGCCGCATGAGCCGAAGCACCGCGATAAAGTCGTTTTCTGTCCTGCAGCCAAAAAAGACATATAAATGGCCTTGGGTTGGGTATTTAGCCCTGATCGGCTGCCTGATATTACTTAGCTATTACGCCATGATAGCGGGCTGGATGGTTGACTATGTAGTTGGTTTTGTTCATGGCCGATTTGCTGACGTGGGCAGCTGGAATACATTTGACCCGGCAAAATATTTTACTTATTTACTCTCCGATCCGGGGCGTATGATTGTGTTCACTGCCATTGTAATCCTTATTTGCTTACTCATTTGCAGCCTCGGATTTAATCGCGGCGTCGAAAAACTTAACAAAGGCATGATGAGTTTGCTTTTCATCATCCTAATCGTTTTAGCCGTGGTAAGTATGCAGCTTAAAGAAGCCCCGGCAGCGATGAAATTTTATCTGTTGCCGAACCTTAAACATGTTCAATCGATAGGATGGACAAAAGTTATATTTGACGCCCTAAATCAGGCTTTCTTTACCTTGAGCCTTGGTGTTTCGGCGATGGCAATTTTCGCCAGCCGCATCGGTCGTGAAAGGACACTTTTGAATGAGGCAGTTCAGATCGGTGTTCTAGACACCCTGGTGGCAGTCTTATCCGGTTTCATTATATTTCCGGCGGCGTTTACGTTTAATATCCCGGCCGACGAGGGACCTAATCTTATTTTTGTGACCTTGCCGCGTATTTTCCAAGCTATGAGCTATGGCCGGTATTTTGCGGTTGCGTTCTTTGTTTTCATGACTTTTGCGGCACTGTCTACTTTGCTTGCCGTACTGGAAAATATTGTTTCTTGTTTAGTAGAATTGACCGGCAGATCTCGAAAACTCTGCATACTGTTAACCGGAGTCATTGTTTTTTGCTTAAATATACCGAATATTTTAGGATTCAACATTTGGTCTACCTTTAAACCGTTCGGATTTTTTGACAATATAATGGATCTTTCGGACTTTATCGTCAGTGCTAATATTTTGCCCCTCGGTTCGCTATTCTATCTGTTCTTTTGTGTGACCCGTTATGGAATCGGTTTCGATGCCTTTCTAAATGAAGTTAATATGGGGCGTGGCCTTAAACTACCAAAAACGAGCAGATTATATTTTAAATATGTTTTGCCGATAATTATAATTTTGATTTATGTTATGGCGGTTAGCCGGCTGTTCTGA
- a CDS encoding potassium/proton antiporter, which produces MYLLFFSLILLLALLAIRLAKKSGIPALLIFLTLGILFKYLGIEFNNFHVADKIANLALMIIMFYGGFGTNWSMAKPVAAPAITLATLGVVFTAGFTGIFAHYILGLKFYEAMLLGSIVASTDFASVSNILVSKKLNLKYKTAPLLEIESGSNDPTAYTLTMVFLCILLNRKISVPLLIFQQICFGIALGFIVGYLFIHVIKKLHLTEDGLFSVFIAAIMLGTYAITDFIGGNGYLALYILGIYIGNKEFHHKKDVVFFYDGVTQLVEIILFFLLGLLSDPATIIHFLPLGFVLMLFMLLFARPLTVSILMFKFKTTLRQNLLISFAGIRGGAAIAFAIMAINAGIALNIDLFHSVFAVCLFSALIQGSLMPWVTGLLKMYDPADSVLKTFNSYQIKSGFNFITATVRDGNAWIEKTIKDLNPQFNFIIAKIERGGKTIIPRGDTSVKAGDRIVLGGEAYFDYSGEELKEIRLAADHPWVGHKLKDLPIASDQLIIMIQRDEREIITPNGDTGLVAGDRLVILEKY; this is translated from the coding sequence ACGTCTCGCTAAGAAATCGGGGATCCCCGCCCTGTTGATATTTTTGACTCTCGGTATATTATTCAAATATCTCGGGATCGAATTCAACAATTTTCATGTAGCTGACAAGATTGCGAACTTGGCTCTGATGATCATTATGTTTTACGGCGGTTTCGGTACCAACTGGTCGATGGCCAAGCCTGTTGCCGCCCCGGCAATTACCTTGGCGACCCTCGGCGTAGTATTTACCGCTGGATTTACCGGCATATTTGCGCACTATATTCTCGGTTTGAAATTTTATGAAGCTATGTTACTTGGATCGATCGTCGCTTCCACCGATTTTGCTTCAGTTTCCAATATTTTGGTTTCAAAAAAGCTTAATCTGAAGTATAAAACCGCGCCTCTTTTAGAAATAGAGTCTGGCTCCAACGACCCCACCGCCTATACCTTGACGATGGTCTTCTTGTGCATACTGCTGAACCGCAAAATATCCGTTCCGTTGCTGATATTTCAGCAAATTTGTTTCGGTATCGCCTTGGGATTCATTGTCGGTTACCTATTTATTCATGTTATTAAAAAATTGCATTTGACAGAAGACGGACTGTTCAGCGTTTTTATAGCTGCCATAATGCTTGGAACTTACGCCATAACCGATTTTATCGGGGGTAATGGATATTTGGCTTTGTACATACTTGGCATATATATTGGCAACAAGGAGTTCCATCATAAAAAAGATGTCGTGTTTTTCTATGATGGAGTTACTCAACTGGTAGAAATAATCTTATTTTTTCTGCTGGGGCTTCTTTCTGATCCAGCCACGATAATTCACTTCCTACCACTTGGTTTCGTGCTAATGCTGTTTATGTTGCTGTTTGCTCGTCCGCTGACCGTTTCCATTCTCATGTTCAAGTTTAAAACAACTCTGCGGCAAAACCTTTTGATTTCATTTGCTGGCATACGTGGAGGAGCAGCGATCGCTTTTGCAATTATGGCCATAAACGCCGGAATTGCGCTGAACATCGACCTATTTCATTCAGTTTTTGCCGTTTGTCTGTTTTCCGCTCTGATTCAGGGGTCTTTGATGCCATGGGTAACCGGCCTGCTCAAAATGTACGATCCGGCCGACAGTGTCTTGAAAACTTTTAATTCCTATCAAATCAAATCTGGCTTCAACTTTATCACCGCAACCGTACGTGACGGGAATGCTTGGATAGAAAAAACGATCAAAGATTTAAATCCGCAATTCAATTTTATAATTGCCAAAATTGAGCGTGGGGGGAAGACGATCATTCCTCGCGGCGACACTTCCGTCAAAGCCGGTGACAGAATCGTCCTGGGCGGTGAAGCATACTTTGACTACAGCGGAGAAGAATTAAAAGAAATCAGACTTGCCGCAGATCATCCTTGGGTCGGTCACAAGTTGAAAGACCTGCCTATAGCTTCGGATCAGCTGATCATTATGATCCAACGTGATGAGCGGGAAATCATCACCCCAAACGGCGATACAGGTTTGGTGGCCGGAGATCGTTTGGTTATCTTGGAAAAATATTGA